A single window of Cherax quadricarinatus isolate ZL_2023a chromosome 10, ASM3850222v1, whole genome shotgun sequence DNA harbors:
- the LOC128687937 gene encoding aldo-keto reductase family 1 member B1-like: MAAVGRTINFSNGRSIPILGLGTWKSKPGEVTAAVKDAITAGYRHIDCAHVYCNEPEVGVAITALIKDGTVTRDELFITSKVWNTFHAKLSVLPALKTTLANLGLDYLDLYLIHWPTGFKEGGDLFPVDSTGKKLYSDIDYVETWEAMEECVKLGLTRSIGVSNFNKKQLERVLKVAKVPIANSQIEVHPYLPQNKLIEFCKSKDITVTAYSPLGSPDRPWAKPGDPVLTEEPKVKTLAQKYKKSPAQILIRFQIDRGLIVIPKSVTKSRIEENFQIWDFQLSSEDIKLLESLECNGRVCTIDELSDHPYYPFHDEY; the protein is encoded by the exons TCTAAGCCAGGAGAGGTGACGGCGGCGGTAAAGGACGCCATCACAGCTGGCTACCGTCACATTGACTGTGCTCACGTGTACTGCAATGAACCTGAGGTGGGAGTTGCCATCACTGCTCTCATCAAGGACGGTACTGTCACCAGGGATGAACTCTTCATCACCAGCAAG GTGTGGAATACTTTCCACGCGAAGTTGTCTGTGCTGCCAGCCCTCAAGACCACCCTGGCAAACCTCGGCCTCGACTACCTTGACCTCTACCTTATACACTGGCCCACGGGCTTCAAG GAAGGAGGTGATCTCTTCCCAGTTGACTCGACTGGGAAGAAACTCTACAGTGACATCGATTACGTGGAAACTTGGGAAGCAATGGAGGAGTGTGTGAAGTTGGGCCTCACCAGGTCCATCGGGGTCTCCAACTTCAACAAGAAACAACTGGAACGTGTTCTTAAGGTGGCCAAGGTCCCCATAGCTAACAGTCAG ATCGAGGTACACCCCTATCTGCCCCAGAATAAATTGATTGAGTTTTGCAAGAGTAAAGACATCACTGTTACAGCCTACAGTCCTCTTGGGTCCCCAGATAG GCCGTGGGCAAAGCCAGGTGACCCAGTACTGACGGAGGAGCCTAAGGTCAAGACTCTCGCCCAGAAGTACAAGAAGTCACCAGCACAGATTCTCATCCGTTTCCAG ATTGACCGAGGGTTGATTGTGATTCCAAAATCTGTAACCAAGTCTCGCATCGAAGAGAACTTTCAG ATCTGGGACTTCCAGTTGTCGTCAGAGGACATAAAACTCTTAGAGAGTCTGGAGTGTAATGGACGCGTCTGTACCATTGATGA GTTGAGTGATCACCCGTACTACCCATTCCATGATGAGTACTGA